Proteins co-encoded in one Bubalus bubalis isolate 160015118507 breed Murrah chromosome 7, NDDB_SH_1, whole genome shotgun sequence genomic window:
- the COMMD8 gene encoding COMM domain-containing protein 8 isoform X1 has protein sequence MEPEEGTPLWRLQKLPAERGLQLLHKIIDGICGRTYPLYQDYHSVWDSTEWMHVLEDITTFFRAVVGKNLSDEEISQQLNQLNSSHQEAIMKCLKSRKDEIKKTLLEEIVDISSARLQDFDWQIKLALSSDKIASLQMPLLNLYLDVKENGEVKPYSVEMSKEELQKLINSLEAANKFSRPFFRDFKASHSASTGIILV, from the exons ATGGAGCCGGAAGAGGGGACACCCTTGTGGCGGCTGCAGAAGCTTCCTGCAGAGCGGGGCTTGCAG ctTCTTCACAAAAtaattgatggcatttgtggccGAACTTATCCTCTATACCAGGATTATCACAGTGTTTGGGATTCAACAGAATGGATGCATGTTCTAGAAGACATTACCACCTTTTTCAGAGCTGTAGTTGGTAAAAATTTATCTGACGAAGAG ataTCTCAACAGTTGAATCAGTTGAATTCATCTCATCAAGAAGCTATCATGAAATGCTTAAAAAGTAGGAAAGATGAAATCAAGAAGACTCTGTTGGAAGAAATAGTTGATATTTCCTCTGCACGACTACAGGATTTTGATTGGCAGATAAAG CTTGCACTTTCTAGTGACAAGATTGCTTCATTACAAATGCCACTTTTAAACCTTTATCTGGATGTAAAAGAAAATGGTGAAGTCAAGCCATATTCTGTTGAAATGAGTAAAGAAGAGCTGCAGAAGCTAATAAATTCCTTGGAAGCAGCTAATAAg TTCTCCAGGCCCTTCTTCAGAGATTTCAAAGCATCTCATTCAGCATCTACTGGCATCATTCTGGTATAA
- the COMMD8 gene encoding COMM domain-containing protein 8 isoform X2 — protein MEPEEGTPLWRLQKLPAERGLQLLHKIIDGICGRTYPLYQDYHSVWDSTEWMHVLEDITTFFRAVVGKNLSDEEISQQLNQLNSSHQEAIMKCLKSRKDEIKKTLLEEIVDISSARLQDFDWQIKLALSSDKIASLQMPLLNLYLDVKENGEVKPYSVEMSKEELQKLINSLEAANKVVLQLK, from the exons ATGGAGCCGGAAGAGGGGACACCCTTGTGGCGGCTGCAGAAGCTTCCTGCAGAGCGGGGCTTGCAG ctTCTTCACAAAAtaattgatggcatttgtggccGAACTTATCCTCTATACCAGGATTATCACAGTGTTTGGGATTCAACAGAATGGATGCATGTTCTAGAAGACATTACCACCTTTTTCAGAGCTGTAGTTGGTAAAAATTTATCTGACGAAGAG ataTCTCAACAGTTGAATCAGTTGAATTCATCTCATCAAGAAGCTATCATGAAATGCTTAAAAAGTAGGAAAGATGAAATCAAGAAGACTCTGTTGGAAGAAATAGTTGATATTTCCTCTGCACGACTACAGGATTTTGATTGGCAGATAAAG CTTGCACTTTCTAGTGACAAGATTGCTTCATTACAAATGCCACTTTTAAACCTTTATCTGGATGTAAAAGAAAATGGTGAAGTCAAGCCATATTCTGTTGAAATGAGTAAAGAAGAGCTGCAGAAGCTAATAAATTCCTTGGAAGCAGCTAATAAg GTGGTCCTGCAGTTGAAATAA